In Priestia filamentosa, the DNA window ACATACCTCTTGTAACATTTGCTGAAGTAAATCACCTTGATGTTGTGATAGATGGAGCAGATGAAGTGGATTGTCATTTTGCGCTTACAAAAGGAGGAGGCGGAGCTCTTCTTCGAGAAAAGCTGATAGCTGATGCAACAGATTTATTTATCGTTGTGGCTGATTCAAGTAAAATGGTAGAAAAGCTAGGGAAGTTTCCTCTCCCTGTAGAAGTAACGCCATTTTCATGGGAAAGAACAGCCCGACAAATTGAAGAGTTAGGTAGTATTGCAACACGTCGATTAAATGGAACAGAGCCTTATATTTCAGATAATGGAAATTATATCTTAGATTGTTCTTTTGAGGTTATCGAAAATCCAGAGGAATTATCTCAGAAGTTAAACAGAATTCCTGGAGTAGTCGAGAATGGTTTATTTGTCAACATGGCTAAAATTGTTTTTACTGTTGAAGAGGGAAAGGTAGTAAGAAAGATGAAATAGCATAGGAGGACAGGTGTTAAGAAAAACGCTCCTTTGTAAATAAAAAGCTTGTAGAAGGAATTTCTACAAGCTAAAGTGTGTTGTTTAAAGTTCATATGGTTCCTGTTTTAATAGTTTTCCATCTAGCTCAGATCCTGTAGTCCGATTAATTTCTTTAACAAGATGTTTATACTGGTGAAGAGAGTTAAATTGATTAGGTTTGGAGGTCTCACATCTGATCGAGGATGCGGCGCCATTTCGATCAGTAAAGAAGATTGTGAGATTTCCATAATACCTATTT includes these proteins:
- the rpiA gene encoding ribose-5-phosphate isomerase RpiA, with the protein product MIEKKAVGEAAAQYVKDGMVVGLGTGSTVYYTIQKVGEYVKEGMNIRAIPTSEETKMLALDLNIPLVTFAEVNHLDVVIDGADEVDCHFALTKGGGGALLREKLIADATDLFIVVADSSKMVEKLGKFPLPVEVTPFSWERTARQIEELGSIATRRLNGTEPYISDNGNYILDCSFEVIENPEELSQKLNRIPGVVENGLFVNMAKIVFTVEEGKVVRKMK